From a single Sulfolobus sp. E5-1-F genomic region:
- a CDS encoding purine-cytosine permease family protein produces the protein MASASAITPLIGYLLQNVGLYYLLMSFTISLLIGIIPAGLFSEMGRQFPVPALVVSRRTCGYLTSNALSLLYTVVNIGWFGLNDITGGLIVASLTHTNPVIWYIAFGIIQIMLVLYGAKLLEYFYRYTAPLLIICYAVLTYFLFIYFKIDWNRILNTGNVDWGLAVGLVLSFSILSWTYKISTATRFAKEEGNKVTYFIAAPLGIMIPVYLMGILGYISQVSAGNWNIPAVSFPVTSGLIGIIIAIASIGASLAILHTNAMNLYPAVADLLTALQPVLKKRENMTQPIAAIILGIAGSIAAILGILQNATNFLLFVGDIIFPYTFIVLIDWYLRIWPNMKQGKIAPNDFYSFQKSIRDNLNPYALVATVIGTILNVISIPMLTPLFNYFPQELFGSLIGALLYYLFIKLKLVK, from the coding sequence ATGGCAAGTGCATCTGCCATAACTCCTCTAATAGGTTATCTATTGCAAAACGTAGGTCTTTACTATTTGTTAATGTCATTTACCATTTCACTTTTAATCGGTATTATACCAGCTGGATTATTTTCTGAAATGGGTAGACAATTTCCGGTCCCAGCCCTAGTAGTCTCTAGAAGAACGTGTGGGTACTTAACTTCCAATGCGTTATCATTACTCTATACTGTAGTTAACATAGGATGGTTTGGGTTAAATGATATTACTGGTGGATTAATAGTAGCTTCACTGACTCACACTAATCCCGTAATATGGTATATTGCGTTCGGCATTATTCAAATAATGTTGGTACTTTACGGAGCTAAACTATTAGAGTACTTTTATAGATATACTGCACCGCTACTTATCATCTGTTATGCAGTTTTGACGTATTTTCTCTTTATCTATTTCAAAATAGACTGGAACCGAATCTTAAATACTGGTAACGTTGATTGGGGACTTGCCGTAGGTTTAGTTCTGTCTTTCTCGATCTTGTCATGGACTTATAAAATCTCAACTGCGACCAGATTTGCTAAAGAAGAAGGGAACAAAGTAACATATTTCATAGCCGCACCTTTAGGAATAATGATTCCAGTTTACTTAATGGGAATATTGGGCTATATATCACAAGTGTCTGCAGGGAACTGGAACATACCAGCAGTATCATTTCCCGTAACAAGCGGTCTAATAGGGATAATAATAGCCATAGCGTCAATTGGTGCATCCTTAGCAATACTCCACACTAATGCGATGAACTTATACCCAGCAGTTGCTGACTTATTAACCGCATTACAGCCAGTATTGAAAAAAAGGGAAAACATGACACAACCCATTGCAGCAATCATTTTAGGCATAGCCGGTTCCATTGCAGCAATTTTAGGCATATTACAAAATGCTACTAACTTCCTTCTTTTCGTAGGAGATATTATATTTCCATACACCTTCATTGTGTTAATAGATTGGTACCTTAGAATATGGCCTAACATGAAACAAGGTAAAATAGCCCCAAATGACTTCTATTCTTTTCAAAAATCAATACGTGATAATTTAAACCCATATGCACTTGTTGCTACAGTAATAGGGACTATCCTTAACGTTATTAGCATACCAATGCTGACTCCTTTATTCAATTACTTCCCGCAAGAACTTTTCGGTTCTTTAATAGGAGCACTACTATATTATCTATTTATAAAGTTAAAATTGGTAAAATAA